From Suricata suricatta isolate VVHF042 chromosome 1, meerkat_22Aug2017_6uvM2_HiC, whole genome shotgun sequence, a single genomic window includes:
- the MRFAP1 gene encoding MORF4 family-associated protein 1 — MRPLDVVELAEPEEVEVLEPEEDFEQFLLPVIHEMREDIAALTRERGRAHVRNRSKLWEMDHMLVQIKTQVEASEESALNHLQNPDDGVEGRGTTRCEKAEEKAKEIAKMAEMLVELVRRIERSESS, encoded by the coding sequence ATGCGGCCCTTGGACGTCGTCGAGCTGGCGGAGCCGGAGGAGGTGGAGGTGCTGGAGCCCGAGGAGGACTTCGAGCAGTTCCTGCTGCCCGTCATCCACGAGATGCGGGAGGACATCGCGGCGCTGACCCGCGAGCGCGGCCGCGCGCACGTGCGGAACCGGAGCAAGCTGTGGGAGATGGACCATATGCTCGTCCAGATCAAGACGCAGGTGGAGGCCTCGGAGGAGAGCGCCCTGAACCATCTCCAGAATCCCGACGACGGGGTCGAGGGCAGGGGGACCACACGGTGCGAGAAGGCGGAGGAGAAGGCCAAGGAGATCGCGAAGATGGCAGAGATGCTGGTGGAGCTGGTGCGGCGGATAGAGAGAAGCGAATCGTCGTGA